Genomic window (Puniceicoccus vermicola):
GATATGCGCAAAAGCTTCAATGGACTGTGGGCAGTGGTCGAGCAGCATCTTTTCGAAGATCCCATGGAGGGGAAGCTTTACCTGTTCACGAACAAGGCGCGCAACCGGCTGAAGGCTCTTTATTGGGATGGGACCGGGGCCTGGGTTTTTGCCAAGCGCCTGGAGAAGGGCCGATTCAGTTGGCCTTTGGGCAGTGACGGCAAGAAGCTCAGCCTCAAGCCGGAAGCGGTGACCATGCTCTTGAACGGAATCGATCTGCAAAAAGGATGCGAAAAAGCCTGGTATGAGCGAAAAAGGGATTGACCGTCCGATCTAAGTATCCACTGTATGGATACTCAATGCCGCCTACCTACGACGAGCTTCGACGGGAGAACGACCTGCTCAAGCAGCAGATCGCCTGGTTCAAGCGTCAGCTCTTCGGGGGAGGCAAAAGCGAAAGAATCGACCGGGACCAGGCGTTGCTCGCCCTGGAGGAGATGGAGACCCGGCAAAAGCAAATGGAACGACAGGAGGTCTCTTATATCCGCTCGAAAGCCCGGCAACGTTCCAAGGGTGCCATCGAGCGCTTCGAGAAGGTGCCGGTTGCCGAGACCGTGGAGATCGTCCCCGAGGAGGTGAAAGCCGACCCGGACCTCTACGAGCAAATAGGGGCCGAAGAAACCTTCGAGATCGATATCACCCCGCCGAAGATCTTCAAGCGCCTCATCCGCAGGCTGAAGTTCCGCCACCGCATCGAGCGAAGCCTCCCTCCGGTAGTGGTTCCGGCCCTCGAAAGGCCCGTCCAAGGCAGTTACGCCTCCGCGGGGCTGGTCGGCTGGGTGGTGCTGGGCA
Coding sequences:
- the tnpB gene encoding IS66 family insertion sequence element accessory protein TnpB (TnpB, as the term is used for proteins encoded by IS66 family insertion elements, is considered an accessory protein, since TnpC, encoded by a neighboring gene, is a DDE family transposase.), which codes for MLSLPHSLRVVLAVEPTDMRKSFNGLWAVVEQHLFEDPMEGKLYLFTNKARNRLKALYWDGTGAWVFAKRLEKGRFSWPLGSDGKKLSLKPEAVTMLLNGIDLQKGCEKAWYERKRD